DNA sequence from the Sandaracinaceae bacterium genome:
CTGGCGAACGGGTTCTGGTCCACGTTGCGGCGCGTCCGGTTGAAGAACTGGCAGGACAGCGCCACGTGGGCTTCGTCCAGGTAGTGCACCTGGCTCAACGTAGCGATGTTCGGCACGCCGTCGGCACCGCACGTGGCGATGCCCGCGGGGTGCGACGCCCTGGAAGCAGCAAGAGAAGTCCGCGAGCTTCATCGACGCACCGTGACGGCGCGCCCTGCGCCTGGCCCGGGGTCTGCTCGAACACGCTGGTGAAACGTGAACTCCACGGCCTTGCACGGCGTGAAGACCATGCGCGCGATGACGGCGGGGGCCAGCCCGATCATGGCGTACTCCGCGAGCGTGCGGCTCACGAACGCCGCGATCTCGGCCTCCTCGACGGGCGTGGTGTCGCGCACCGTGGTGGCGCGC
Encoded proteins:
- a CDS encoding pyridoxamine 5'-phosphate oxidase family protein — translated: MPNIATLSQVHYLDEAHVALSCQFFNRTRRNVDQNPFA